In Esox lucius isolate fEsoLuc1 chromosome 3, fEsoLuc1.pri, whole genome shotgun sequence, the sequence GGGTGTGAGCAACGTTCAGTAgagggaggttgtgtgtgtgtttgtgtgtgtaggtgcctATATTTACTACAGACTGTAAAATCATTATGTTGATCATGTGAATAGCACAGAAACCATGTGAAAGTACATTCAGGTGCTCTACCATTCAGTAGACACAAGACCGATCAACACTCAATGTAGACTGGTTTTTGACATGAGAGTTTTCACTGTGAGCTGGGTGAGAGTATTTGGCTCTGGGACAAGACTTTATGTGACAGGTAAGAATCAATATCTCAGATTTCTGGCAGATAAAGTGATAGTtgtaatttgtaattattttaaataatcccTCTGTTTTCCAATGTATTGCAAAATGAGGATTGTTTTACAAAGTTGCGCTGTTTGGGATCATGGCCTGTAAAACTGATTATTCTAATAAGAtgttttttgtatgtgtttggaAAAACTTCATACATCCCAAGGTTCTAACTCAACTTTAGTTCCTCACAAagattattaaataatatagaaaaaatatattaaattaaggATTCTTAACAACTATTTTTGTGAATTCCCCTTGATAATACTGAAACTAAAAGATATTTCAATGGTTTGGGAAGGAATTACTTTTCATGTGGccttaacatttaaaaacaaaacaactcaGGATTAGACCTGGTTTTATAACTGATTCAGTtagcagaaagaaaaaaaatagacaTGAGCTGGTACGTATTTCGATTCTGTAATTGTTAACTTTATATCAACAAAATAAAGTTTGgtgtaaaacaaatacaaatagacatcacaaacacattttttctcCTAAAAACCAGACCAGGAAGTCCAAAAACCCATCGTGACGATCTACCCACTGTCTAACCCTGAGCCAAAAGGAAACACCACCCTGCTATGTTTGGCTAAGGACATGTTCCCAGACTTAGTCAAGATCTCATGGAAGATGAGGAATGAGAATGGCACAGCAGAAGAGATGCCTCAAGAAGAGAAGAAACAGCTGGAACAGATGGATGAAGGACAGACGACCAGTATGATCATCATTGATGGAGAGAAGGCCAATGTTAATAAATACATCTGTTGGGTGGAGCATGAAGTATGCAATAAGCctgacacaaaaacagaaacagtaACAGGTACACAAATATAAAGTATTTAACTGTTTGTTGGTATTTTTCTTATGTAAATATACATCTTAAAGTACTATAACTGGGATGTTAAATTAAGACGTTAGTCTCCACCATCCAGTATTTAGAaaagtttaaaaatgtattacattttgatCAAACCCAGGCCCCTTTAGACTCTGTGTTAATTCTTTTGACACTACAAATCAACTATGTGATATGAAGCTTTACAGATTGCTCTTGCAAATTagttatattataatttttgttaTAAGAACAATGGATTTTTAGCAAATTTGTTTAAGACATTGTTGAACATAATATTATGCACAATCATTCCACCCCAACCAAAGCATTCAGTTCTGCCGCCACCAGTCTTTCTGCCACCTCAGCTCAATGGAGGGGAGCTCCCTCTCAACCCAGTCAAAGTTCTCTGTCTCAGCATCCcagtggtggaaccagcttccccaTGATACTAAGACAGCAAAGTCCTCCATTTTCCTAAATCAAAACCCCTTTACAAAGAATCTTAAAGCAATAGCCCTTTAAAAATCTTGAAAGGTGATATTCTGTTAAATCATATCAACGTAGTGTGGTTGATTCATCCTATTAGGATCTATGTACAGAACATAAATATGGAGGAGGAGAAACCCACCTCAAATATCTCTAACAGACCATTTAGGTAAAACAATGTCAAAACACTGAGCCGTCACTTGAAATCAGACAGGCTGTAAAGTCATTTACAATAAAGACCTATTTTTAGGTGCCTTCATCATTTTACAATTTTTCTTCCCCAGAATCCATCAACACCATATATAATCTGAACCTGGCCTCGCTGGCTTATACAGTGATGATAGTGAAGAGCCTGGTGTTCTGCTGTGGGTTTGCTCTCCTGCTTCAACTGAGGAACATGGGAAGTAGACCTTGCGGCCTCACATTCAATTAACACCTACTGGGTCTGAGTTGTCCACTAATTCCAGGTAAAATCAAGAATAATTTGAACTATGTCAATGGAGTTGAAATGAAAGATCCATATTTTTTCTTGGGACTTACAAGTCAACACAGGATTACAAAAACTGCAGAATAATATAATTCAAACATAATCATTTGGAGTTGTAGTGGGAAGCATCGGTGTAGGTTTGTTTGTAtattggagggggggggggggtcaataaATCCCAGGATATTCACTCTTTTCCACGGGGGGATATTGACCTGTCTGtgatattgggggggggggggggggtcatgacccctcTGTCCCCTTCTCATTCTATGCCCCTGGTGTGATGGGAGTAAAAATCATCCCATTGAAGTAGCCCATATTTCAGCTGTATTGCTTTTAAAtgccaaaaacattttagtcatagattttctatttattgtttgtattgtgcttttaataaaaaaaaactgattatTGCTACTGagtaaacaaattatttgtagtgtcagctaaattaataaatgtgattTGTCCATTAAATCATTATTGTTcagtttttttacattaatatgGCTTGTAGTTCATTGTTTATGAAGATTAGTGATTGCTTTAATACTTACTGTAGCAGTACAAAAATAGGTTAGAGTAGGACTAAATATTTGGCAGAGTATTATAAAGCTTGTAAAGTTCCATGAGAAAAATATGACCATAAAAGAAATTAAAGGCTACtgaaaaattattgtttttattgtcagGTCACCTATTTTAAAGCTGCATTTTCCGACACAGGTGTTACACCACACTCAACACTGGTTGAAAGATGTGGTTTATCTGTTTGGATTTCTTGTGAAAGGTAAAATAGTGGTTACTGGAAACAAGGTTCAATATTTAATGAGTTGGTTATTCAAAGCTGCTGGGTGTTTAATAGTTTTTTCACCCTTTTCTTCACTTTCTGGTGATTTCTTGCCACCAAATCCCTTAAATGACAGTGATGGGCCAATGATAATGTTGCTATAGCTTGTAGTTCTATTATTAGAATTCCAGGCCTATGGAAAAATAAGATTTGTATTCCTTTAATGCACTGTTCCCACCTCGAAACAAAGTTCTAATTACACACAAAGTTGGTGAAATGAGGAAAGGAATATTTTTAACAATAACCATTAAAGCAGTCTCCACAAAAAAAGGGGTACATTGCCTGTAAATATTGAAAACATGCATTAGCGATGAACTAGGGACAATTAAGGTCAAAATTCCACCCAACTGGACTTTTtatattatagaaatgtataaatGCATGCATTGTATGCATATTCCATGCATTGAATGCATTAAAATGCTTTGTTTGAGACCAAGTCAGAAAACATAGACAACGTGACCACCTCAGCACCTCCACATCTAACTTATTGAGGGATCGTTTGAGACCAGCTACTCAGACGGCGGAAAAAACTGCACAATCAAATCATTTCTGAACTGTAAACAAACCGTTTCTAGACGTGTGCTGGTCATTCTCACCAGGGTCATAACCTGACCGCAGTCTGGTGCCTTAACCTTGGATGGCCACTGGCATGCTGGAAAAGTCTGCTCCTCACAGATAAGTACTGGTTTGCACAGGGCATTAACTCAGTAATCATTGAAATTGCTGCATCCTGCATTGACATCTTTTTATTCAGTGTTCCTGTCTCCTTCAAAAATGGCTGCTGATCAAACAAACATTCCAACATTGTCCAGTGATTTTAATGGTTGTATGATTACATTCCTGTGATGAAAAAAGAAATGTCTGTCATAAAATTATAAACATTGCTTAATTGAGTTCTCTAAGGCATGCTTTTGGACATACAGATTACTGATTGATCTTGTTACATAACTAAATAACAATCATAAAAAGCATACGACATATAGTTGGGTTGGTTATGTAGACTATTCAACATTTTCCCCCCTGACAGATGGCATTCCAAAGGAGACCagtctttaaaaaatatgttctatTGATTTGATGTTATCCAGCAATTGATGTTGAAGTGACATCTGTGATAGTTCAACAGCCTATAGCCAAactttaaataaacacattgcccatgctgacctctgTCATTAATGCACTGGTTGTGGAGCCATGGAGTTTCAGCAAGAGTTAACAATATAATGCTTTCACAGGCTTTGAACTCACTGAGAAACACTCACTGGCTAATGGCCAACAAGCTGTCATCCACATACAGAAAGTGCAAGAATCATGCTTATTAACAAATGGTAGTGTTTAAAACCCATATTAATAGATTGCTatgaatgttttgttgtctAAATGCTGAAAATGCCTTTATGTGGTGgcgtcatatatatatattagcatGTGGAAGAAGTCTGATCTCAGGCAAGACATGGAGAGGTTCCAACTAATTAGTTAGAGGGGATTTCAGGTGGATTTTGAAATACCTCTCACTTGgttacaaatacagatacagcAAATCAGGATTTAGTTTATATCTGAAACAACATGtcttaaaaaacattaacagtatGCACACAGTCAAGGAAAAAAGTGAacaattgtcttgtttaaaaCTCTGGGCTTCAGTGAGGAGATTAAGGGATATGAGGCAGTGTACAGGATGAACAGGCTGAGGAACGTGGGTTCTCTGTGCAGGAATACAGAACATGCAGTGGTTGTAAGGCAAAGTCTTCCTCCACGGTTAGAAGCGGCAGCTGTGGCGAGAGACTGGGAAACTTTGGGTGCCGTCACTCAAAGCCGTGACCTTCAAACGGGTTCCACCTTTAGAACACCCCAATGGAAATACATTAACTTTCTGTCATCAAGATTTTAAACAttgtcaaaaacaaatgtacagctAACACGACCTTCCAGGATGAACATTAAACTGGTACTAAAAGGAAGCAGCATTTAACACAGTCaactaaaatattaatatacagtggggagaacaagtatttgatacactgacgattttgcaggttttcccacttacaaagcatgtagacgtctgtaattttttatcattggtactcttcaactgagtgacggaatcgaaaacaaaaatccagaaaatcacattgtatgaatgaatttacattttgttgcataagtatttgatccatcaaaaaagcagaacttaatatttggtacagaaacctctgtttgcaattacagagatcatatgtctcctgtagatcttgaccaggtttgcacacactgcaaggattttggcccacttacagaccttctccagatccttcaggttacggggctgtcgctgggcaatacggacttccagctccctccaaagattttctattgggttcaggtctggagactggctaggccactccaggaccttgagatgcttcttattgagccactccttagttgccttggatGTGGGTTgtaaaagtgctttacagagacacccggccttaaaccccaaggaacaaacaacagtagtgttggattcctcttctggatcatccagatggtcattggcaaacttcagacgggcctggacatgcgctggcttgagcagggggaccttgcgtgcgctgcaagattttaatccatgacggcgtagtgtgttactaatggttttctttaagactggggtcccagctctcttcaggtcattgatcaggtcctgccgtgtagttctgggctgatccctcaccttcctcacgatcattgatgccccaccaggtgagatcttgcatggagccccagaccgagggagattgaccatcatcttgaacttctttcattttctaataattgcgccaacagttgttgccttctcaccaagctgtttgcctattgtcctgtagcccttCCCagctacaattttatccctgatgtcctcacacagctctctggtcttggccattgtggagaggttggagtctgtttgaatgactgtgtggacagatgtcttttatacaggtaacgagttcaaacaggttgcagttaatacaggtaatgagtggagaacaggaggccttcttaaagaaaaacaaacaggtctgtgagagccggaattcttgctggttggtaggtgatcaaatacttatgccatgcaataaaatgctaattagttattattctacatgctttgtaagtaggaaaacctgcaaaatcagcagtgtatcaaatacttgttctccccactgtaaaacaGAATTGAATGTGTTCACGTTTTCACACAAATAAATGAtctttaaaaacatgaaacttgacattttagtcatttagcagacactcttatgcAGAGCCACAGCTAATACATACATTAAGATAAGTTGTGTGGTTGGTCCACCTagttattacattacatttgttaCATTCGTTAACACAGCTAGTGCATACAGTAAGATAACTAGGTGGTCCAACCACACAacttattacattacatttgttaaCATTGTTTAACATGGCTGGAGGGATGCATAGTTCACTAGACTATAAGCAGGTGTTTTAGTACACTAACAGCTGAACAGCGTTTTCACACTTGCTAAATTGTCGTCATGGGGAAAGTGGAGAGTTGTCTTTTGCTCTGCACATTGTCCCCAGCCCGAtgcaacacattttccaacaacTGTGAAATCAAAAGACAGAACTGTTTGGAGAGGTACAGATAGTACCTTTTTACTTTGAAGCTGCTAAATAAAAGCCTTCTCTGGGTCATGTTTATCATCCAGTAGCTCATCATCAGAATCTATAAAAAAGAACAAGCACAAAAAACTATCATATATTATctaagaaaatacaaatacaaagcaGACACAAACT encodes:
- the LOC105023505 gene encoding immunoglobulin lambda-1 light chain-like: MDCGIIIYSLFLVSVSGQNLYQDQISETRRKGQRVAFKSDFSASLESGTYELKIQSVKESHSATYYCACYKSGTHIFTVYNVKIFGTGTRLYVTDQEVQKPIVTIYPLSNPEPKGNTTLLCLAKDMFPDLVKISWKMRNENGTAEEMPQEEKKQLEQMDEGQTTSMIIIDGEKANVNKYICWVEHEVCNKPDTKTETVTESINTIYNLNLASLAYTVMIVKSLVFCCGFALLLQLRNMGSRPCGLTFN